From Rissa tridactyla isolate bRisTri1 chromosome 10, bRisTri1.patW.cur.20221130, whole genome shotgun sequence:
tttttcaaatctttctgTAAATTAGTAGTATAAATGCACAGCACTGACAGCAAATATCACTGTCAATATTGTCTCTGCAATATCAATCGCTTTTGGGAAGAAATGTagccttttcatttctgtaagTAGCCATAAGAAGTCAATGGTCCAAATTAGCGttaggtaatttttttgtttgtccttagcaaagcagaaaatgagcTAGGCCTTCCATTTGGCAGCACAAATATATGGTGTTTTCATTTAGGATTGTAAATTACAACAGTGAAACTgatttacagtaaataaaaaatgaaaagttgaCCATTAAGGGACATATATTCCTCAAAGGAATAACGGCGTGCCTTCCTGTTGGCCTTGCACCGCTTGCACTTCATTGAAACGGTACAAGTTTAGCTATAGAAAAAGTAAGTAAGAAAATTTATTCTCCCAATAGTGTTTTCACATCTGTCCTTTAAATATGGATTCATGCAATTGTCAAAATATACATTAGAAACGTGAACAGAATatgccacaaaaataatttatacaggTTTTTTATGCAAGTCTCCGTCATATATCCAATGCAACATACCTTAGGGTGTGACATGATACATGGGACACGCTGAATTTTATGTCCAAACTACTACTACATTGAATGGAACGGAATTAGAGATGCCTATACGCTTAAAGATGTGCATATTTTCTTTGCAAGTTTAAGTCCCAATGCTTTTCTGAGGACCCTATAGCAGACAGGCTAAAGGAACTATTTGGAAATCTGGTCCCCTGAACCGACGGGCAAGAACAGCTCCGGCTCGAAGgagcccgggggcgggggggtcccctGCTGGTTAACAGAATGAGCGAAGCCTGGTGTTAAACCTTGAAATAGACCTGACTGAACCAAACGGGAGCACAACCCTCTACATCTCTGCCTGTCATTCCGAGTTCTCCTGCGAGGAATACATGAGAGAAATTTCTAGCCAAAATTGGAATGAAGTGAAGGAAAGCCAATGGAGAAAATTGGAGAGAGTGAAATATGTCAGAAATGGCAGCTGTTAGAGAGCCATCTCCTGCATGACAGTTCTCATCCACTTTCTAGAACACAAGTAGTTGGACAACTGTCTAAACTTTGgcatttactgaaataattttttaagttttaccACCGTGAACTGAATTACTTTTGTAAACTTAAATATGTGTGAGATTAGTTACTGACTACAGTAATCAATTCATAAAAGCTAAGACACTAAAAAACTAGAAGGCGAAATACATTGTCGCACTTCTCTAGTGTAAGTTCATGAGTTATCCAATTCATTATGACAGAGTATGATGGGTATTCATTAATGAAAAATCATTAATGGTTGAATATTTGAAAGCTTTGTAGAAATGACTTGCAGTGTAAGTTATTGAATATCTATTGCATGTATTTTTACATGAGTTTCTAAAGCCAAGGCTTTAACGGTGCTGAAATACAATAACCTGGTCACATATTTAGAGGCATTATCAAGTACCGCAGCTGCCGTGGTGATGGACGTGGTTTCTGTAAATACAAGCAGTTTTAGCCTGTCATTGTTTGTGTTGGTTCCATAAAATGGTGAAGCATTAGAACATCTGGCTTTTCTTTCAAGAAGGTATAGCTAGTCCATAGGAATATTGAATTGGGTAAGAGGATTTTGATTATCGAGGCTGTTTTTTTAACTTAGTCATCAATGAAAGTTACAACTCTGTAGGCAAAGAAAACTATGACATAAGTAACATACAAAATACGGAGCACAGATTGTTTTAATCACAGAAGTGTTCAACTTGTTTCAACAGACAAGGAAATACAGGGATTTTTGAATCTTTTTTATAGCACATTGTTATAATACTTTACATATACACTGTACAATAATTCTTTTGTATCAGAAaactttcatacagaaaaaaatagttctataAAACATTCCGTAGTTCATTGGAAAGATCTGGAATAAAACATGGGGCGCTCTTACTCTGTAGGTTAACAGAAATAGGGGACAAAATTCTGGCAATTCTTTTGTTCTTGTACATTCATATTGGTAAAAGGGCAACGTGTTACGCCTCGGAGGACACAGAGGAGCGTTCTCAGCTTGAGCCTCTCCGTACAAAGCATGACTTTACGGAGTAGCTACCACCAGGAGTTTTGTTCCTCATCTTGCGCGGGTGCCAATTCCCCAGACTCGTACTTTAGCTGTACAGgacaatttggttttgtttctaagcAACAGATACATTAGAGGATGGCAGTTCAAAGCTGTGAGCGTGCAGTGTTTGATGGAATTAGACTCCAAGGCTTTTTAGGAAGTGACAGTTTTAAGGTTCGCTGATATCAATAAACTCTTTCTCTGGGGGAGGACCACCTCGGTACCAGCTGCAAGTGCCATCGCTCCTCTTGATACAGGCATAGTGCTTGGCTTGGTGCCCGTACAGCTTCCTTTCTATCAGCCAGTCTGTCCAGAGGCACTCGTTTGGTGTCGTGATTGAACAGGGCACCGTGTAGCAGGTGGAGATCTAAATGGGAAATAGTACAGTCGTTCAGTATGTCGCAGGTTTCTTAAAAGTGGTATTTATTCTCAAGTAATATAAAATATAGGGTGTGTCAGAGAGCAGCTCCCACCAGGCAGAGCTGCTAGTGCCTGTAAGGTGGGCTCCACCGATAGACAGCGGTTCGTTCTGTACTTACTTTGCAGCCACAGCCCATTTGATATCTCTGATTAAGACTCTTCTTTTGCGACAAGGATAAATCATCCCAGGGTTCGATGTAGTTGCATAAATGGATGAGGACTTTGCCATCACTTAAAATTTGTCCTACAGCacaaaaaataagagaaataaggCAAGCAAATAGATCCGTTTTTTTAATACGGAAATAAATTGGAAGAATACCTGAAGTTTTTAATTAATTGCACCAAATTAGTCATATTTCACACCTGTTTCAATGGATGTAATTAGAGCTGAGAGAACTAGTCTGCTGATTGCATGCTGAATAAATGTAAAAGATTTAAGAACGATATTTTTCAAAAGATACTGATAATCTGCCAGCGAGGGATGGATGCAAATGTTAAACTAGGTTTCAGGACTCCATAGAAAAATCTGTAATTACTTAGAATCCCAAATCTGCATACGGGTGGGCATGTGTTGTCTCATTAAGCACGTTTGCATTCCTGGGAAAATCAGTACTATTGGTTTTAAATGAATAATAATGGCATATTTCCAGTTTACTAATCACATAGTCACTGACCTCGACTTCCTTTGGAACTGCTTTGAGATTGTTGGGTGAAGGATGGAAAACATTTAAGATCCCAGTATAATTACAGCCTTGCACAATTTGTACATTTCATTGTGTTTGCATTATTTAGGacataaatatattattttcaacAAAGGCTGGCATATTTTTGCAAGCTCAATCTAAGCAGttacttctggttttgcaggtacATTAGTTTTGTTACACTTTACCTGTCAAAAGGTactgttttttgttgttagcTTCTAGTTTCACTCCACAGAGTGACGAATCAAAAGGGGTATAGACATACTGGACATCCTTAAGCTTTTCAAATCCTTTAAACATCTGGAAATTATCAGAAACAGAAAGTCAGGAGTGgaaaacaagcatgaaaaaacAGTTGCAAACAACAACTGAAAGAAATACATGGTGCAGCTCTGTAAAAAAGGCTCTAAAGTCTGAACTTACATGAGAAAAAACCAACAATTATACCCCTTCTCTACACTATTATTTTTAGGAGGAAATTATGCCCTCATTTTTTTGAGTTATGggtttttaaatgtgctttttcagtgtttttaatggTTCTTTAAAGCTTTCTCTTTAATTTATATTCTACTGGTGTCTTCCATTTAAGGAGTAACGCAGAGACAGCATTCGGCTCAAATGAGGTGCTGCAGCCTTGTAAGATGCAAAAATGTCTCAATATATTAATGGGAATATAATATAATATGGGAAATTTGATCTTGAGCAGTGTGATGGTGTGTGTCTTTGAGGGCATAAAACATGCTGAGAAACTGAGCGTTGCGCTTATATTTGGTCAGTAAAGCAAGCTGATTTTCCACATCCACGATTTTGCCCCACGCGACCTTCTCGAATAACTCTTGGAACGTGGGACCCAGCTCTGGGCGTTTCTTGCCTGCAGCACTAAAATGGGTGGGTTTGGGATCAAAGCCTGTCCCGTGGTCGGCCTGGCTGCTCCTTAACTAGCGGTTCCAACTAGCAAAATCATTCCTAAACAAGCCGTTAAAAGATCAAAACAAATATAGCTGTGTCTGAAGGTGAGAAGGAGCCATGAGACGCTAATGGAGCTCAGAGTGCCTGTCACCACCTCCGATGACAcaccccagcctcctgccctttGGGGGCCCTGCTCGGTGCTGCCGCACTGtgtggggacagctggggacaaGCGCAAGGCTCTCCCCGGAGCTGCTGGCCTCGCTGGAAAACGCCCTCGTGCTACTCATATTCTCTCAGGACGTTTAAATCCTACAGGGCACTAGAAAATACACTCCGTGTTGATTTTTCTGAAGCCTTATTTATGGAATAACACAAGACAAAGTTGTTGCCATTGTGCTTCTGATCCAAAAATATTAGATGTGGATTTGAAAtagtagaaaaacaaacaaaccaaaccaaaaaacaagccTGGATCCAGTCCAAAGCAGCGGTGAAAACAGTAGAAAACATATGTAAAGATGATGAAAGTGTGTCTAATTTTATTAGATAAAAGTAGACTGGTATGTCAGCCCAGTGCAAAAGTTCTCGGAAAGACGGGCGAAGGCGGGAGCAGGCGGAGGCGGGACGCGCGTTGGGAGGCTCTGCCTGGTCCTGGTGCCAGCCCGGCGTGtcgggggcagccccagcccttccacGCTCCTCCCAAGAGCCATTTGGTCCCTGCCGTCTTTGAAACGTGAATCCCTGCTTCTGCTACGCTTAAATCCACCTCGTTCGGGGTGGGGGTACCAGACGCAGATGTCTAGTACAGAGGAACTGCCTGAACAAAGTGAGAATCCTCTGATTTGAGTCCTCTCCGTGGTCAGAAGCCGTCGGTTGGCTACAATGTTCAGTAGGGTACAACTTTTAATATCTTGCCACTCGATCTAAATGAACTTGAGGCATTATGCAGACATCACAAATTGatttagctattaaaaaaacaataaatatcCATGTCAACTGGTAATGGAGCTCTAGTTAATATTTAAAttagtttggtgtttgttttgttggggtatttttggatgcttggttggggtttttttgaaattaCGGTCTGACCCATCTCGGGTTTTGACCTAGATATTTGTTAAAGCGTTTCTTAAGATTATAATCTTCCGATTAACTCAGTAAATCATGTTTGATCTTCTCAAATCGTATTCTCTCATCTCCTGGAAGTGTGAATACCTTGTCTGTAAGGGAATAAGCTGTCTTGATTTGACCCTGCGCCGTGCTGTGGTTCGTTTACATCCGAGGTTCTGGTGGGG
This genomic window contains:
- the TIMP4 gene encoding metalloproteinase inhibitor 4 isoform X3, which gives rise to MIRYEIKQIKMFKGFEKLKDVQYVYTPFDSSLCGVKLEANNKKQYLLTGQILSDGKVLIHLCNYIEPWDDLSLSQKKSLNQRYQMGCGCKISTCYTVPCSITTPNECLWTDWLIERKLYGHQAKHYACIKRSDGTCSWYRGGPPPEKEFIDISEP
- the TIMP4 gene encoding metalloproteinase inhibitor 4 isoform X4: MFKGFEKLKDVQYVYTPFDSSLCGVKLEANNKKQYLLTGQILSDGKVLIHLCNYIEPWDDLSLSQKKSLNQRYQMGCGCKISTCYTVPCSITTPNECLWTDWLIERKLYGHQAKHYACIKRSDGTCSWYRGGPPPEKEFIDISEP
- the TIMP4 gene encoding metalloproteinase inhibitor 4 isoform X1, producing the protein MSPLASTLLLSALLVLSRRPAEVGACSCAPAHPQQLICDSALVIRAKISSEKVVPASDDPLDTHKMIRYEIKQIKMFKGFEKLKDVQYVYTPFDSSLCGVKLEANNKKQYLLTGQILSDGKVLIHLCNYIEPWDDLSLSQKKSLNQRYQMGCGCKISTCYTVPCSITTPNECLWTDWLIERKLYGHQAKHYACIKRSDGTCSWYRGGPPPEKEFIDISEP
- the TIMP4 gene encoding metalloproteinase inhibitor 4 isoform X2, coding for MIIVIRAKISSEKVVPASDDPLDTHKMIRYEIKQIKMFKGFEKLKDVQYVYTPFDSSLCGVKLEANNKKQYLLTGQILSDGKVLIHLCNYIEPWDDLSLSQKKSLNQRYQMGCGCKISTCYTVPCSITTPNECLWTDWLIERKLYGHQAKHYACIKRSDGTCSWYRGGPPPEKEFIDISEP